A single region of the Myxococcales bacterium genome encodes:
- a CDS encoding thymidylate synthase yields MQAYLDLVRHVLEHGEPRTDRTGTGTLSVFGIQNRYDLRDGFPLLTTKKVLFSAVVRELLWFLKGSTNIYDNLTQHTPIWDAWADSQGELGPIYGRQWRQWGKEGIDQIQQVVDTIRKDPDSRRLIVSAWNVSDLQKMALPPCHAFFQFYVCNREIDCQLYQRSADLALGVPFNIASYALLLTLIAQECELRPRYLIHTFGDAHLYLNHLDGIKEQLRRAPLPPPSIKVAKKPLFDIEYDDIVLSDYQHHPFIKFQVAV; encoded by the coding sequence ATGCAAGCCTACTTAGACCTGGTGCGACATGTCCTTGAGCACGGCGAGCCACGAACTGATCGCACGGGCACAGGTACCCTATCGGTGTTCGGCATCCAAAACCGCTACGATCTTCGGGATGGATTTCCGCTTCTGACCACCAAGAAAGTGCTGTTCAGTGCCGTGGTGAGGGAACTACTATGGTTTTTGAAAGGCTCGACCAACATCTATGACAACCTCACCCAACATACGCCGATTTGGGATGCATGGGCCGATTCCCAAGGAGAGCTTGGCCCCATCTATGGTCGTCAGTGGCGTCAGTGGGGCAAAGAGGGCATCGACCAGATCCAGCAAGTCGTCGATACGATTCGCAAAGATCCCGATTCGCGCCGACTGATTGTCAGTGCATGGAATGTCAGCGATCTTCAAAAGATGGCACTCCCGCCATGCCATGCGTTTTTTCAATTCTACGTGTGCAACCGGGAGATCGACTGCCAGCTTTATCAACGTTCGGCCGACCTTGCGCTGGGCGTGCCATTTAACATTGCCAGCTATGCGCTTTTGCTGACGTTGATCGCGCAGGAGTGCGAGCTGAGGCCGCGTTATTTAATACACACCTTCGGGGATGCCCACCTTTATTTGAACCATCTTGACGGCATCAAAGAGCAGCTCAGGCGGGCACCACTGCCGCCGCCTTCAATCAAGGTGGCAAAAAAGCCGTTGTTCGACATTGAGTACGACGACATCGTGCTCAGCGATTATCAGCACCATCCGTTCATCAAGTTCCAAGTGGCGGTATGA
- a CDS encoding ATP-grasp domain-containing protein, with translation MFSRVLVANRGEIAVRIIRSLRDLGIRAVVIYSDVDRGSLHVRLADEAYRLSGTQGYLDFAQIVDIAKESAVDAVHPGYGFLSENAEFAAACADAGLVFIGPHPDHIATMGAKVSAREAMKKAGLKVIPGSGAGTDADLIDCAREIGFPIMIKAAAGGGGRGMRLVHAPYGLPSALDAARRESMKAFRSDVVYLERAILRPRHVEIQVLGDSFGNAVHLFERDCSIQRRHQKLLEETPAPLTASARALIPEMALAAQRATAHLGYAGAGTMEFLLSEDDNSFYFLEMNTRIQVEHPITELITGLDIVQEQLRVAAGEPLGYTQDDVVHSGHALECRVYAEDPYRGFLPSPGLLKILREPSGGNVRNDTGYYEGAEVPAAYDALISKLCTWGPTREAAIQRMQRALFEYVIVGVDTNLSFLSSVLSTQAFQSGHYATDFIDRHPEVLRAPEPAQDVKRALAIASAYAQQRQRRSGSSAHSAAQGISAWRRTALTPS, from the coding sequence ATGTTTTCACGGGTCTTGGTCGCCAATCGCGGGGAAATTGCCGTCCGCATCATTCGTAGCTTGCGTGATCTCGGGATTCGCGCGGTGGTCATTTACAGCGACGTCGATCGGGGATCTTTGCATGTGCGCCTCGCGGATGAAGCCTATCGGTTGAGTGGGACCCAAGGGTATTTGGACTTTGCGCAGATCGTGGATATCGCAAAGGAGAGCGCCGTCGATGCTGTACACCCCGGATATGGTTTTCTTAGTGAGAACGCGGAGTTTGCCGCTGCGTGTGCCGATGCTGGCCTGGTGTTCATTGGCCCCCACCCGGACCACATCGCCACCATGGGCGCGAAGGTGTCGGCCAGAGAGGCCATGAAGAAGGCGGGGCTCAAGGTGATTCCGGGCTCAGGGGCCGGGACCGATGCAGACCTTATCGACTGCGCCCGAGAGATCGGCTTCCCTATCATGATCAAAGCCGCCGCGGGCGGCGGCGGCCGAGGCATGCGCCTCGTACACGCCCCCTATGGGCTCCCCTCGGCCCTCGATGCGGCACGGCGTGAGTCCATGAAGGCATTTCGCTCTGACGTCGTTTACTTGGAACGGGCGATTCTGCGCCCCAGACATGTTGAAATCCAGGTCCTCGGCGATTCATTCGGCAACGCCGTCCATCTGTTTGAGCGTGACTGCTCCATCCAGCGCCGCCATCAAAAGCTACTCGAGGAGACGCCTGCACCCCTTACCGCATCGGCCCGGGCATTGATTCCTGAAATGGCACTCGCGGCTCAGCGCGCAACCGCCCATTTGGGCTATGCGGGCGCAGGAACCATGGAGTTTTTGCTCTCTGAAGACGACAACTCCTTTTATTTTCTGGAAATGAATACGCGGATCCAAGTGGAGCATCCGATCACCGAGCTCATCACCGGCCTCGATATCGTACAAGAGCAACTGCGCGTGGCTGCTGGCGAGCCTCTCGGCTACACGCAGGATGATGTCGTGCACTCGGGACACGCTTTGGAGTGTCGCGTATACGCCGAGGACCCTTATCGGGGGTTCTTGCCGTCCCCAGGTCTCCTCAAAATCCTCCGGGAGCCCTCTGGGGGCAATGTCCGTAACGATACTGGTTACTATGAGGGCGCAGAGGTTCCGGCGGCCTATGATGCCTTGATCTCCAAGCTATGTACGTGGGGTCCTACCCGTGAAGCAGCCATCCAGCGCATGCAACGCGCCCTTTTCGAGTATGTGATCGTGGGCGTTGATACCAATCTTTCGTTTCTGTCATCGGTTCTCTCTACACAGGCTTTTCAATCGGGACACTACGCCACGGACTTCATAGACCGTCATCCGGAAGTGCTTCGTGCGCCTGAGCCCGCGCAAGATGTCAAACGAGCCTTGGCAATCGCCTCCGCGTATGCTCAACAGCGCCAGCGTCGCTCGGGCAGTTCCGCCCATAGCGCCGCGCAAGGGATTTCTGCCTGGCGTCGCACAGCACTGACCCCCTCATGA
- the xseB gene encoding exodeoxyribonuclease VII small subunit has translation MSLSKPPETSPAGTQEPGFEEILARLKELVEQLEGGELPLETAVALFEEGVRLSKVGAQRLDEAELKVEELLSGSKDVQTRPIPKDAMGKP, from the coding sequence ATGTCATTGTCGAAGCCCCCCGAAACCTCTCCCGCCGGCACCCAAGAGCCCGGGTTCGAGGAGATTTTGGCTCGGTTGAAAGAGCTGGTCGAACAACTGGAGGGGGGCGAGCTTCCCTTAGAGACGGCTGTGGCCCTGTTTGAGGAGGGCGTGCGGCTTTCCAAAGTCGGGGCTCAACGTCTCGACGAAGCGGAGCTCAAAGTCGAAGAACTTCTTTCAGGTTCCAAGGATGTTCAAACGCGACCAATTCCCAAGGATGCAATGGGGAAGCCATGA
- a CDS encoding Rho termination factor N-terminal domain-containing protein: MNKTPFFCGAGMPLAAFFRGTERSLSMSHATRLVNYARWSKRELYERAKALGIYGRSSMTKGELVYELNQHCPTTFARFAIKANAQGQLMWAV, encoded by the coding sequence ATGAATAAAACGCCCTTTTTTTGTGGCGCTGGCATGCCCCTTGCTGCCTTCTTCCGAGGTACCGAAAGGAGCTTGAGCATGAGCCACGCCACCAGGTTGGTAAACTATGCACGCTGGAGCAAGCGAGAACTCTACGAGAGGGCAAAAGCCTTGGGCATCTACGGGCGCTCCTCGATGACGAAAGGCGAGCTTGTTTACGAGCTCAACCAGCATTGTCCCACCACGTTTGCTCGCTTTGCGATCAAGGCCAACGCCCAAGGCCAGTTGATGTGGGCCGTCTAA
- a CDS encoding SLC13 family permease yields MTSEAWFTIAVITLIVIGLIRNIASTDVLMLAGVAVLLLIGVISSAQALSGFSNEGTVTVALLFVLGGAIRDTGAVHGIAHYVLGYPKNALAAQLRLTLPVTCISAFLNNTPLVAMMMPIVGSWSRRIGIPRQALFMPLSYAAILGGTCTLIGHSTNLLVAQLAHDYDATIRFGIFEQAKIGAPIALAGIAYMAIFSRWLLPKGDSQPQNPLGSREYTVSMRVLPDSIVVNKTIEEAGLRQLPGLYLVEIDRGGDVIPAPSPDHVIRSGDELLFAGIVASVVDLRNIRGLVPATNQVDKLAHARPNRRLLEAVVAAHSPLIGHSIRHSRFRTNYDAAIIAVHRSGARIKSKIGDIVLMPGDTLLLETLPTFVKTHQNNASFALISAVEGSEPVQFEKGWVALSIVAIMVVLNALGWMSLLHAVLLATLAMISTRCITFAKARRAVDIPVVLTIAASFGLAAAVSESGLARVLSDGLIGLAEPFGKLGLLCAIYLVTALLGSVITMKAAAVLVFPIAAALSVRTGIDLKSLVFVLIFAGAGNFMSPIAYQTNLMVYGPGGYRLGDFVRFGTPLQLLTAAIAIGLLV; encoded by the coding sequence ATGACCTCGGAGGCATGGTTCACGATTGCCGTGATTACGCTGATCGTGATTGGATTGATCCGGAACATTGCAAGCACCGATGTGCTGATGCTCGCGGGCGTCGCTGTGCTACTTTTGATAGGCGTTATTTCAAGCGCCCAAGCGCTGTCTGGCTTTTCCAACGAGGGCACGGTGACGGTGGCCCTGTTGTTTGTGCTTGGCGGCGCGATTCGCGACACCGGTGCCGTCCATGGCATCGCACACTATGTGTTAGGCTACCCCAAAAATGCGCTTGCGGCCCAACTGCGGCTAACGCTTCCGGTCACGTGCATCTCGGCGTTTCTCAACAACACGCCGTTGGTTGCCATGATGATGCCCATCGTCGGTAGTTGGTCGCGTCGCATTGGCATACCGCGTCAAGCACTGTTTATGCCGTTGAGTTATGCGGCGATTCTTGGGGGAACCTGCACCCTGATTGGACACAGCACCAACCTGCTGGTGGCTCAGCTCGCCCATGACTACGATGCAACCATTCGCTTTGGCATTTTCGAGCAAGCCAAGATAGGCGCGCCTATCGCTCTCGCTGGCATCGCGTACATGGCGATTTTCTCCCGTTGGCTGCTGCCAAAAGGAGATTCGCAACCCCAAAATCCCTTAGGCAGCCGGGAGTATACCGTCAGCATGCGGGTGCTTCCGGATTCCATCGTGGTGAATAAGACCATCGAAGAAGCAGGCCTGCGACAACTTCCTGGCCTGTACCTAGTCGAAATCGATCGCGGAGGAGATGTCATTCCTGCCCCTTCCCCGGACCATGTCATCCGATCAGGCGATGAGCTATTGTTTGCGGGCATCGTCGCAAGCGTGGTGGACCTCCGAAACATCCGAGGCCTCGTCCCGGCCACAAATCAGGTAGATAAGCTAGCACATGCGCGTCCAAACCGCCGCCTGCTCGAAGCGGTTGTCGCCGCGCACTCGCCGCTCATAGGTCACAGTATTCGCCATTCTCGTTTTCGAACGAACTACGATGCAGCTATCATTGCCGTGCACCGCAGCGGCGCGCGTATCAAATCCAAAATCGGCGATATCGTGCTCATGCCGGGCGATACATTGTTGCTCGAGACGCTCCCAACGTTTGTCAAAACCCATCAAAACAACGCGAGCTTTGCCCTGATCAGCGCCGTCGAGGGGAGCGAGCCTGTGCAGTTCGAAAAAGGCTGGGTGGCGCTGAGCATTGTTGCGATCATGGTGGTGCTCAACGCTCTAGGATGGATGTCCCTGCTGCATGCCGTGCTCTTGGCTACGCTGGCCATGATATCCACTCGATGCATCACTTTCGCAAAAGCCCGCCGGGCCGTGGACATCCCCGTGGTGCTCACTATTGCAGCCTCCTTCGGACTCGCTGCCGCCGTCTCGGAAAGCGGTCTTGCCCGAGTGCTGAGCGACGGGCTCATTGGTCTTGCCGAACCTTTCGGCAAACTCGGCTTACTTTGCGCCATCTATCTGGTGACGGCGCTCTTGGGATCGGTCATCACCATGAAGGCTGCGGCTGTGCTTGTGTTTCCCATCGCCGCTGCGCTCTCTGTGCGCACCGGCATCGATCTGAAGTCGTTGGTCTTTGTGCTTATTTTCGCGGGCGCCGGCAATTTCATGTCTCCGATTGCGTATCAAACCAATCTGATGGTGTACGGCCCAGGGGGATATCGCTTGGGGGACTTTGTGCGCTTCGGGACGCCCTTACAGTTACTTACCGCCGCAATTGCCATAGGCCTACTGGTATAA
- a CDS encoding NAD(+)/NADH kinase: MTTSFSRHSQLPRHPRVLAIYKKSAYQTYVRERKNPRMVELLKRKDRSVHRLLESHEAHVTGVKAAHEILTSLGAKVVLRYRSDAGQTDDFDLVVTLGGDGTLLWVSHFVGAETPLLAINTAPEDSVGYYCAGSVQTMRELFTRALKGELPSVRLTRMRIEMDDELVHNRILNDMLFAHECPAATSRYLIEHNGILEDQKSSGVWVGPAAGSTAARRSAGGAVMPLLSKRLQFVVREPYLMNRSSPAISKGYVAPGRALILQSKMRPGRLYLDGSRLQRVVEFGAVLKMMQSDEPLLLLGHQRAR; the protein is encoded by the coding sequence ATGACCACCTCGTTCAGTCGGCACAGCCAACTGCCCCGACACCCCCGCGTTCTGGCCATATATAAGAAGTCTGCTTACCAGACCTATGTGCGTGAGCGGAAAAACCCGCGCATGGTCGAGCTCCTTAAGCGCAAAGACCGCAGTGTGCACCGGCTGCTTGAGTCGCATGAGGCCCACGTCACGGGCGTCAAGGCGGCGCACGAGATCCTCACCTCTTTAGGCGCAAAGGTCGTCCTCCGCTATCGAAGCGATGCGGGTCAGACCGACGATTTCGACTTGGTAGTGACGTTGGGGGGCGATGGCACGCTCTTGTGGGTCTCGCACTTCGTCGGGGCCGAGACGCCTCTGTTGGCCATCAACACCGCGCCCGAGGATAGCGTGGGCTACTACTGTGCCGGCTCCGTCCAAACCATGCGGGAGCTGTTCACGAGGGCTCTTAAAGGAGAGCTTCCCAGTGTGCGGCTGACCCGAATGAGAATCGAAATGGACGACGAGCTGGTTCACAACCGTATTCTCAACGACATGCTTTTTGCACATGAGTGTCCCGCGGCCACGTCCCGGTATCTCATCGAGCACAACGGGATTCTCGAGGATCAAAAGTCGAGTGGCGTATGGGTGGGGCCAGCTGCCGGCTCCACCGCCGCCCGGCGTTCTGCCGGTGGTGCCGTCATGCCGTTGCTTTCTAAGCGGTTGCAATTCGTGGTGCGTGAGCCTTATCTCATGAACCGCAGCAGCCCAGCCATTTCTAAAGGCTATGTTGCTCCAGGCCGAGCGCTGATCCTTCAAAGCAAGATGCGACCTGGCCGGTTATATCTCGATGGCTCTCGTCTTCAGCGTGTCGTTGAGTTTGGGGCGGTATTGAAAATGATGCAGTCGGATGAACCATTGCTCCTTCTCGGTCACCAAAGAGCGCGCTAG
- a CDS encoding dihydrofolate reductase, which translates to MSRAFSIVAALDQEGGIGKNGTLPWHIPADLKHFRDITTGASVSPAKNLVIMGRRTFQSLPAQVRPLPRRINVVITTQPNLSLPGGVLTAHSIAEALSLEEPKHTPAGTEAFVIGGAQIYELALQSPWCKALYLTRIKARYACDVFFPPIPAGFSLSQRSEDQKHDGLCYWFETYLQCAQPPASSSCPG; encoded by the coding sequence ATGAGCCGCGCCTTTTCTATCGTTGCCGCGCTCGATCAGGAGGGCGGAATCGGAAAAAACGGCACGTTGCCCTGGCATATCCCCGCAGATCTCAAACATTTTCGCGATATTACCACCGGCGCTTCCGTTTCTCCTGCGAAAAATCTCGTAATTATGGGGCGACGCACCTTTCAGTCGCTGCCAGCACAGGTGCGGCCTTTACCCCGCCGTATTAATGTAGTGATCACAACCCAGCCGAATCTATCGCTGCCAGGCGGCGTGCTTACCGCGCATAGCATCGCCGAGGCACTCTCATTGGAAGAACCAAAGCATACTCCCGCAGGGACGGAAGCCTTTGTCATTGGAGGCGCCCAAATTTACGAGCTTGCGCTACAGTCACCCTGGTGCAAAGCCCTGTATTTGACACGGATTAAAGCCCGATACGCGTGTGATGTTTTTTTTCCGCCGATTCCTGCCGGTTTCTCGCTGAGCCAGCGGAGTGAAGATCAGAAACATGACGGGCTTTGCTACTGGTTTGAAACCTATTTACAGTGTGCTCAGCCCCCGGCAAGCTCAAGCTGTCCTGGGTAG
- a CDS encoding methylated-DNA--[protein]-cysteine S-methyltransferase yields the protein MAWSKNGLVAVSFQRFDASDAWAKAAQMKVPDEFARPLMHYFAGEPVNPALLRVDLQGSDFQKRVWTALRHIPRGSVRSYAGIAADIGSPRAVRAVGGANAANPVAVVVPCHRVVESGFRLGGYSGGLAIKRHLLRLEGIESRDNRVYPGQLELAGG from the coding sequence ATGGCATGGAGCAAGAACGGGCTCGTTGCCGTCTCCTTTCAACGGTTCGACGCATCGGATGCATGGGCAAAGGCGGCCCAGATGAAGGTGCCGGATGAGTTTGCTCGGCCTTTGATGCACTATTTTGCCGGAGAACCCGTCAACCCCGCTTTGCTGCGCGTGGATTTACAAGGCTCAGATTTTCAGAAGCGGGTCTGGACAGCGTTACGGCACATCCCGCGGGGAAGCGTGCGGTCGTATGCCGGGATCGCTGCGGACATTGGCTCGCCGCGTGCAGTGCGCGCAGTGGGCGGCGCAAACGCCGCCAACCCCGTGGCCGTAGTCGTGCCTTGTCACCGCGTGGTCGAAAGCGGCTTTCGCCTGGGAGGCTATTCTGGAGGACTCGCGATCAAACGGCATCTGCTCAGACTCGAAGGCATCGAAAGCCGCGATAATCGGGTCTACCCAGGACAGCTTGAGCTTGCCGGGGGCTGA
- a CDS encoding OmpA family protein — protein MKSSIWMGLMFLLVLGRIAPAHAQQPATSAPDKTEREERFVLNNSWLGPVGGFHVVDAGSAPKGTFRLQLGVDFFSTSDFLIVGDQHDHVGGSLSLSWTPLSFLELSAAFLGVSNTNSQSDPELFQVIGDVNLDVKAFHNILPWLIVGGDFGATLLNSVGDIGVDLAATSLALRANASTDFRRLRHPIPLLARLGVQYQLDNSSKLIDGVEESRFNTLPDAPADPQFESRHLVSAVERYSLAINRTDRINVSLGVEAPLTVAKNFVISPIAEWQLGIPVNRQGYTCLFVSEPGSSSTSAAGEDSCLQKRGFAAYPMVLSLGAKFLPPVRGLAVFAGIDIGLQGTSKFVRELAPVAPYSVLAGISYAYDTKRPEPVVIERSLASQSQVTKVGKLSGMVEAQDTHAGVGRAEIHFAGTNLNPMLTDNSGRFTSYPLPPGPVRLEIRAPGYETSTCLAEIPEHPQDVIVRCQLKAVSVLENATVHVVDDKDVPVAGARVLFMGAGARGTASPLVPEVQTDAQGDATVTLKPGEYVLRVDSPEYLLRQKSVSVPAEQKLAIKAVLTLKPKTPLVRVLNDKLVLGRQIHFEPGKAEISLDSTQLMEAIADILLRNPAIIRVEIQGHTDNTGSAELNKTLSERRAQAVRTWLIDEAGVDGDRLIARGFGLEQPLVPNITPANRAQNRRVQFVILERAPNAAPDADSKAVAP, from the coding sequence ATGAAATCGTCGATTTGGATGGGACTCATGTTCCTGCTTGTGCTTGGGCGAATAGCGCCTGCACATGCGCAACAGCCTGCGACTTCTGCGCCCGATAAGACGGAGCGCGAAGAGCGTTTTGTTTTGAACAACAGTTGGCTGGGACCGGTCGGCGGTTTCCATGTTGTAGATGCCGGGTCTGCCCCGAAGGGCACCTTCCGCTTGCAACTGGGCGTCGATTTTTTCTCTACCAGTGACTTTTTGATCGTGGGGGACCAACACGATCACGTTGGCGGCAGTTTATCTCTCAGCTGGACACCATTGAGCTTCTTAGAGCTGAGCGCTGCCTTTCTGGGGGTGAGCAATACGAATTCTCAAAGCGATCCTGAGCTTTTCCAGGTCATAGGAGACGTTAATCTCGACGTGAAAGCATTTCACAACATCCTACCCTGGTTGATCGTGGGGGGAGATTTCGGCGCCACCTTGCTTAACAGCGTGGGTGATATTGGCGTGGACTTGGCAGCCACAAGTCTTGCGTTGCGTGCTAATGCCAGCACCGATTTCCGCCGTCTCCGGCACCCGATACCGCTGCTTGCGCGTTTGGGGGTGCAGTATCAACTTGATAACTCCTCAAAGCTTATCGACGGGGTCGAGGAGAGTCGATTTAACACGCTTCCAGATGCTCCCGCGGATCCTCAGTTTGAGAGCCGGCACTTGGTGTCGGCTGTGGAACGGTATTCTCTCGCCATCAATAGGACGGATCGGATCAATGTTAGCCTCGGCGTTGAAGCACCCCTCACCGTGGCGAAGAATTTTGTCATCAGTCCCATTGCGGAGTGGCAGCTTGGTATTCCCGTCAACCGCCAGGGATACACATGTTTGTTTGTTTCGGAGCCGGGCTCATCGTCGACCTCCGCCGCGGGTGAGGATAGTTGCCTCCAAAAGCGAGGATTTGCCGCCTATCCAATGGTGCTGAGCTTAGGGGCAAAATTCCTTCCGCCCGTCCGAGGGTTGGCGGTCTTTGCTGGAATAGACATCGGCCTTCAAGGGACGTCCAAGTTCGTGCGCGAGCTTGCTCCGGTGGCGCCGTACTCGGTGTTGGCGGGAATATCCTACGCCTATGACACGAAGAGACCCGAGCCGGTGGTCATTGAACGCAGCTTGGCTTCCCAATCCCAGGTCACTAAGGTCGGGAAACTCAGCGGTATGGTCGAAGCCCAAGACACGCACGCGGGCGTTGGGCGCGCGGAGATTCACTTTGCGGGCACAAACCTCAACCCCATGCTCACCGACAACAGTGGGCGTTTCACGAGCTATCCCCTGCCGCCCGGGCCTGTACGCCTTGAGATTCGCGCGCCGGGGTATGAAACCAGTACATGTCTTGCCGAGATTCCCGAGCACCCACAAGATGTGATCGTTCGGTGCCAGCTTAAGGCGGTCTCGGTACTTGAGAACGCGACCGTTCATGTGGTCGATGACAAGGACGTGCCCGTGGCCGGTGCGCGCGTTTTGTTTATGGGTGCTGGGGCTCGGGGCACGGCCAGCCCCCTTGTCCCTGAGGTGCAAACTGATGCGCAAGGGGACGCCACGGTGACGTTAAAGCCGGGCGAGTACGTGTTGAGGGTGGATTCGCCAGAATATCTGCTTCGGCAAAAGAGCGTAAGCGTTCCTGCCGAGCAAAAGTTAGCCATAAAAGCTGTCTTGACCTTGAAACCCAAAACCCCACTTGTGCGCGTTCTCAATGACAAGCTCGTCCTAGGCCGCCAGATCCATTTTGAGCCTGGTAAAGCTGAAATTTCTCTCGACAGCACGCAATTGATGGAAGCGATTGCAGATATCCTCTTGCGCAATCCCGCCATCATTCGCGTGGAGATCCAGGGTCATACCGACAACACGGGAAGCGCAGAGCTTAACAAAACCTTGTCAGAACGCAGGGCTCAAGCCGTGCGCACGTGGTTGATTGACGAGGCGGGCGTGGATGGTGACCGATTGATTGCGCGGGGCTTTGGACTTGAGCAACCGTTGGT